TTCATTTGAATATCCAATGGCTGACAATACCTCACATGTTACAGCTGGAATCTGCGCCAAATTGGATTCATCCTCAAGAGCTCCCTTAAAAGGAATCCCCGCCATAGGATAAATGATCTTTTCAGAGCCAACTTTCTTGGAAATGTAATCGGCAATGTAAAAGCTTGCTGTACATGGCTTTTGAGTGCAGAATACCCCTTCCTTACCTGGATTTGAATTAGGTGCAGATGAATGGAAATCACCGATTGCAGAAATACCCAATTCCTTGGCTTTCTTTAGAATGTTATTTGTTATTGTATTAGGCAGATGAGTGGATCTGTTCAAGTCAATCCCATCAAAATATCTTGAATTGTCCATAGTGCTTTTTGGAGAAGCTGAAGGAATGATATAAACAGTGCCTTGCAAATCCAAACCAGCAATTTTCTCAATCAAATTATAAGCGGCAATCTGAGGAGCCAATTCGTTTCCATGAACTCCAGCAACAAGCATGACATTCGGATATCCCTCTCCAATCTTTATCATGGGAGTTCCCTTAATGGCCTGATTTAAAATGAATCTGGAATTGTCTGATAAAGGAATATTATTGAAAATATTCCTATTTGCAGAAATGAATCCTCCGCTTTCATGGGAAACGATCTCCAATTCCAAATTGTTTCTATTCAAGTCATCCATCAAATCGCCTTTAAGAAATAGTTTTGAAAATATAAAAAATATACAATAATAATTTTTATATCTTATTTTATTTAATTGATTCTTTTTAAACTTAAAAACCATATACAATAAAATATAAATTTAATAAATTCTTTTTAAACTTAAAAACTATATATAATAAAATACAAAACTTAATTTATAATTTAAACTTAAATTATAATATCAATCAACAAAAAATTTAACAAAATTAAATTTACTAAATTTATTAAATAATAAAAGTGATAATATG
Above is a genomic segment from Methanobrevibacter sp. containing:
- a CDS encoding succinylglutamate desuccinylase/aspartoacylase family protein, whose product is MDDLNRNNLELEIVSHESGGFISANRNIFNNIPLSDNSRFILNQAIKGTPMIKIGEGYPNVMLVAGVHGNELAPQIAAYNLIEKIAGLDLQGTVYIIPSASPKSTMDNSRYFDGIDLNRSTHLPNTITNNILKKAKELGISAIGDFHSSAPNSNPGKEGVFCTQKPCTASFYIADYISKKVGSEKIIYPMAGIPFKGALEDESNLAQIPAVTCEVLSAIGYSNEKICKRSYLQMKAFLEYFGIIEKTYD